In a genomic window of Sulfuriferula nivalis:
- a CDS encoding ABC transporter ATP-binding protein, whose protein sequence is MATAPKARFAREDLLRVEGLTKVFDGTVKAVDNVSLTVATGEIFALLGGSGCGKSTLLRMLAGFETPTEGKIFLAGQDITHLPPYQRPINMMFQSYALFPHLTVWDNIAFGLRRDGMAKADVAERVESMLSLVQLNKFAKRKPHQLSGGQQQRVALARSLAKRPKLLLLDEPLGALDKKLREKTQFELVNIIEEVGVTCVLVTHDQEEAMTMASRIAVMSEGYFLQVGSPDAVYEIPNSRQVADFIGNVNMFEGILEEDEPDHVTVRSAECVHYVGHGISGTTGMAVGVALRPEKILLSKERPTGEYNWCEGEVVEIAYFGAYTTYHLQLASGMILKAQELNSTRDLSCGLTWGDRAYASWHDLAMVVLSQ, encoded by the coding sequence ATGGCAACAGCGCCAAAGGCCAGATTTGCACGCGAAGATTTGCTACGGGTAGAAGGGCTGACCAAAGTCTTTGACGGTACGGTCAAGGCAGTAGATAACGTTTCGCTTACGGTTGCGACGGGCGAAATATTCGCACTGTTGGGTGGCTCGGGTTGTGGTAAATCCACTTTATTACGCATGCTGGCAGGATTTGAAACCCCTACAGAAGGGAAAATATTTTTGGCGGGGCAGGACATTACGCACCTGCCTCCCTATCAGCGGCCTATTAACATGATGTTTCAGTCTTATGCGTTATTTCCGCATTTGACAGTTTGGGACAATATAGCCTTTGGTCTGCGTCGTGACGGCATGGCTAAAGCCGACGTGGCGGAGCGTGTTGAATCTATGTTGAGCTTGGTGCAGCTGAATAAGTTTGCCAAACGCAAACCACATCAATTATCTGGCGGACAGCAACAGCGGGTGGCATTGGCGCGCAGTCTGGCAAAACGTCCAAAATTATTACTGCTGGATGAGCCATTAGGTGCACTGGATAAAAAACTGCGGGAAAAAACCCAGTTTGAGTTAGTCAATATTATCGAAGAAGTTGGTGTAACTTGCGTGCTGGTGACGCATGATCAGGAAGAAGCAATGACCATGGCTTCGCGTATCGCGGTGATGAGCGAAGGCTATTTCCTGCAAGTAGGTTCGCCAGATGCAGTCTATGAAATACCCAATAGCCGCCAGGTGGCGGATTTTATTGGTAATGTGAATATGTTTGAAGGCATCCTCGAAGAGGATGAGCCGGATCACGTCACCGTGCGCAGTGCCGAATGTGTACATTATGTCGGGCATGGTATCAGTGGCACCACAGGCATGGCAGTGGGTGTTGCATTGCGGCCAGAAAAAATACTGCTGTCCAAGGAGCGCCCTACAGGTGAATACAACTGGTGCGAAGGTGAAGTTGTCGAGATAGCCTATTTTGGCGCCTATACGACCTATCACCTGCAACTGGCTAGCGGCATGATCTTAAAAGCACAGGAGCTGAATAGCACGCGGGATTTAAGTTGTGGGCTGACCTGGGGTGACCGGGCTTATGCGAGCTGGCATGATCTGGCGATGGTGGTGCTGTCACAATGA
- a CDS encoding ABC transporter permease subunit — MITKLTDMYSYLRRYINGRQLVIGVPYFWFVMLALVPLLIILKISLSEMETTEVSSMFTTSDGWLTIKLNFSNYLFLGTDPLYFDTFVSSIKYALATTLICLAIAYPFSYFMARSPAHLQPMLLMLIMLPFWTSFLIRIYAWKTLLVNDGVFNNVLMGLGIIHTPFQIMNTSTSLMIGMVYSYLPFMILPLYANLSKLDVRYLEAAADLGASPFKTFWLITVPLSKAGIIAGSMLVFIPALGEYVIPELLGGSDTLMIGRVLWDEFFSNNDWAMASAVAVVMILLILLPMAIFNKYQADQTEAKG, encoded by the coding sequence ATGATAACGAAACTGACTGATATGTATAGCTACCTGCGGCGTTATATTAACGGTCGTCAGTTGGTGATAGGCGTGCCATATTTCTGGTTTGTGATGCTGGCGCTGGTGCCCTTGCTCATCATACTCAAAATCAGTCTGTCGGAAATGGAAACTACCGAGGTTTCCAGTATGTTCACGACCAGTGATGGCTGGCTCACCATTAAGCTGAATTTTTCCAATTACTTGTTTCTGGGTACTGACCCGCTTTATTTCGATACCTTTGTGTCATCGATTAAATATGCGCTGGCAACTACACTGATTTGTCTGGCGATTGCCTATCCATTTTCGTATTTCATGGCGCGTTCCCCGGCGCATTTGCAACCTATGTTGCTAATGCTCATCATGCTGCCATTCTGGACTTCGTTTTTAATCCGTATTTATGCCTGGAAAACGCTATTGGTGAATGATGGTGTGTTCAATAATGTATTGATGGGATTAGGTATTATTCATACCCCATTCCAGATTATGAATACCTCGACTTCACTGATGATAGGCATGGTGTATTCCTATCTGCCATTCATGATCTTGCCGCTGTATGCCAATTTATCCAAGCTGGATGTGCGTTATCTGGAGGCAGCTGCAGACTTGGGTGCCAGCCCATTTAAAACTTTCTGGCTGATTACCGTGCCGCTGTCCAAAGCTGGGATTATTGCAGGTTCGATGCTGGTGTTTATTCCAGCATTGGGCGAGTATGTGATTCCTGAGTTGTTGGGCGGTTCGGATACCTTGATGATAGGTCGCGTGTTGTGGGATGAATTCTTCAGCAACAACGACTGGGCGATGGCATCGGCCGTTGCGGTGGTGATGATATTGCTGATTTTGCTGCCCATGGCGATCTTTAATAAATATCAGGCTGATCAAACGGAGGCTAAAGGATGA
- a CDS encoding ABC transporter permease, whose translation MNSKFGRAWLIAVYVFLYLPIVTLVIYSFNSSPLVTVWSHASVKWYIALAADDDLISAVGLSLRVAFYSALISVFFGTFTAFVLHHYHRFAGRTLLSSMSSSPLVMPDVIVGLSLLLMLVSVQNWLGFPERGLFTILLGHALLGTAYAAVVIKARLHEMDGTLDEAAMDLGCKPFQVFRLITLPLLVPALVSAFLLTFTLSFDDVVLSSFLSGPGYSTLPMVIFSRARLGLNPSINAAATVMIATVTIAVVAFSIYQSRISKQRQREVALAYSENNQTA comes from the coding sequence ATGAATAGCAAGTTTGGTAGGGCCTGGCTGATAGCGGTATATGTGTTTTTATATCTGCCTATTGTTACCTTGGTGATATATTCATTTAATTCCTCCCCGCTGGTCACAGTCTGGAGTCACGCTAGCGTGAAATGGTATATCGCGCTGGCAGCTGATGATGATTTGATTAGCGCGGTGGGGTTATCTTTGAGAGTTGCTTTCTACTCGGCGCTGATTTCGGTGTTCTTTGGTACATTCACCGCATTTGTGTTGCATCACTATCATCGTTTTGCGGGCCGTACTCTGCTGTCATCCATGTCCAGTTCACCGCTGGTTATGCCGGATGTCATTGTTGGTTTGTCACTGTTATTAATGCTGGTTTCAGTACAGAACTGGCTGGGTTTCCCTGAACGTGGCCTGTTCACTATTTTACTGGGGCATGCCTTGTTAGGTACAGCATATGCTGCGGTTGTTATTAAAGCACGCTTGCATGAAATGGACGGTACGCTGGACGAAGCTGCGATGGATCTGGGATGCAAACCATTTCAGGTATTTCGCTTAATTACCTTGCCGCTGTTGGTACCTGCTCTGGTATCCGCTTTTTTGCTGACTTTCACCCTGTCATTTGATGACGTAGTGTTGTCATCGTTCTTGTCTGGTCCGGGGTATTCAACATTGCCTATGGTAATTTTCTCAAGGGCGCGGTTAGGCTTGAATCCCTCTATCAACGCGGCGGCGACGGTGATGATAGCGACAGTCACGATAGCCGTGGTGGCATTCAGTATTTATCAGTCACGGATTTCAAAACAGCGCCAACGGGAAGTTGCATTGGCATATAGCGAAAATAATCAAACAGCTTAA
- a CDS encoding NAD-dependent succinate-semialdehyde dehydrogenase, whose translation MMTLELNYPALLKQNAALLAGSWVAADSGEYFAVYNPATGVMIAQVPRMGRVETERAIAAAAVAQKQWRTLTAKDRSARLKTWFALIMQHQEDLARILTAEQGKPLAEARGEIAYGASFIEWFAEEAKRVYGEVIPAPLGDRRLLVLKQPIGVTAAITPWNFPTAMITRKAAPALAAGCTMIVKPAEQTPLSALALAVLAEEAGIPAGVFQVITGDAREIGAAICASPVVTKLSFTGSTEVGRILMRQSADTIKKLSLELGGNAPFIVFDDADLDAAVEGAIASKYRNAGQTCVCANRLFVQDGVFDTFAQKLADRVAQLQVGDGFVDGVTQGPLIDDAALAKVESHVADAIAKGARLVSGGKRHSLGGTFYEPTVLADVSPDSLVFGEETFGPVAPLFRFKTDDEVIELANRTEFGLASYFFSRDIGRIWRVAEALEYGMVGVNTGIISNEVAPFGGVKQSGLGREGSHHGIDEYLEIKYVAMAGL comes from the coding sequence ATGATGACTCTAGAATTAAACTACCCCGCATTACTCAAGCAAAATGCCGCTTTACTGGCTGGCTCATGGGTCGCTGCAGATTCAGGTGAGTATTTTGCTGTGTATAACCCAGCAACGGGCGTCATGATTGCACAAGTACCGCGCATGGGACGCGTGGAAACCGAACGCGCTATTGCTGCCGCCGCTGTGGCGCAGAAACAGTGGCGCACACTGACTGCCAAAGACAGGTCGGCGCGACTGAAAACATGGTTTGCGCTCATCATGCAGCATCAGGAAGATCTGGCGCGCATACTGACCGCCGAACAAGGCAAACCACTGGCTGAAGCGCGTGGTGAGATAGCTTATGGCGCCAGTTTTATTGAATGGTTTGCCGAAGAGGCCAAGCGTGTATATGGCGAAGTGATACCTGCGCCACTGGGTGATCGCCGCTTGCTGGTGCTAAAACAACCGATAGGCGTGACTGCTGCCATTACACCGTGGAATTTCCCGACTGCGATGATTACACGCAAGGCAGCACCAGCTCTGGCCGCTGGTTGTACGATGATAGTCAAGCCTGCGGAACAGACGCCGTTATCTGCACTGGCACTGGCGGTGCTGGCCGAAGAAGCGGGTATCCCGGCTGGCGTATTTCAGGTCATTACTGGCGATGCACGTGAAATCGGTGCCGCTATTTGTGCCAGCCCGGTAGTGACCAAGCTGTCATTTACCGGATCAACCGAAGTCGGGCGTATCCTGATGCGCCAGAGCGCAGATACCATCAAGAAACTATCATTGGAACTAGGTGGCAATGCACCATTTATCGTGTTCGACGATGCCGATCTGGATGCCGCCGTGGAAGGCGCCATTGCCAGCAAATACCGCAATGCCGGCCAGACTTGTGTGTGCGCAAATCGTCTATTTGTGCAGGATGGTGTGTTCGATACTTTTGCGCAAAAGTTGGCAGATCGTGTAGCGCAATTACAGGTAGGTGATGGTTTCGTTGACGGTGTCACCCAAGGGCCGCTGATCGATGATGCAGCGCTGGCCAAAGTTGAAAGTCATGTCGCTGATGCCATAGCCAAAGGTGCGCGACTGGTATCCGGCGGCAAGCGTCATTCGCTGGGTGGTACATTCTACGAGCCTACCGTGCTGGCTGATGTCAGTCCTGACTCACTGGTATTTGGTGAGGAAACATTTGGTCCGGTAGCGCCGCTGTTCCGCTTCAAGACTGACGATGAAGTGATAGAGTTGGCCAATCGTACTGAATTTGGTCTGGCTTCGTATTTCTTTAGTCGTGACATTGGTCGCATCTGGCGTGTAGCAGAAGCGCTGGAATATGGCATGGTCGGTGTTAATACCGGCATCATTTCTAACGAAGTCGCGCCGTTCGGCGGCGTCAAGCAGTCAGGTCTGGGGCGCGAGGGATCACATCACGGCATCGATGAATATCTGGAAATCAAGTACGTTGCCATGGCTGGGTTATAA
- a CDS encoding aldehyde dehydrogenase: MNTIDWHARAAALTIDGRALINGQRVNAADGGSFECMSPIDGRKLADVARCRQADIDLAVAAARAAFEDRRWAGKSPAERKRTMIRFADLVMANREELALLETLDMGKPITASMNTDVPGSANTLRWFGEAIDKVYDEIAPTDGNTLALITREAIGVVAAIVPWNYPMLMASWKIAPALVAGNSVVLKPSEKSPLTALRLGDLALEAGIPAGVFNVVPGFGAEAGSPMALHMDVDCIAFTGSTGVGKKIQVMAGESNLKRAWCELGGKSPNIVFADCPDLDKAVAAAAGSIFYNQGESCNAPSRLLVERSIRDEFVEKLKQHSPKHMPGDPLDPNTKMGALVDQGQMDNVLKYIAAGKQQGAKLCCGGERVRTETGGYYVAPTIFDNVTNEMIIANEEIFGPVLSIITFDTQEEAIRIANDTSYGLAAAVWTRDISRAHLVARALRAGTVHVNSYDEDDITVPFGGFKQSGNGRDKSLHALEKYTELKTTWISLA, from the coding sequence ATGAATACTATTGACTGGCACGCCCGTGCCGCTGCATTAACTATAGATGGTCGCGCCCTGATAAACGGTCAGCGTGTCAATGCCGCAGATGGCGGCAGTTTCGAGTGCATGTCGCCGATAGACGGGCGTAAGCTGGCAGACGTTGCGCGTTGCCGTCAGGCTGATATTGATCTGGCGGTAGCTGCGGCGCGTGCCGCATTTGAGGACAGGCGTTGGGCAGGAAAGTCACCAGCCGAGCGCAAGCGCACCATGATCCGCTTTGCTGATCTGGTAATGGCTAACCGTGAGGAACTGGCACTGTTGGAAACGCTGGACATGGGTAAACCCATTACTGCCAGCATGAATACTGACGTACCGGGATCAGCCAACACCCTGCGCTGGTTCGGTGAAGCCATCGATAAAGTATATGACGAGATTGCACCGACAGACGGCAACACCCTGGCGCTGATTACGCGTGAAGCGATTGGTGTGGTCGCTGCCATCGTGCCGTGGAATTATCCTATGCTGATGGCGTCATGGAAGATCGCTCCGGCACTGGTAGCAGGTAACAGCGTGGTATTGAAACCTTCGGAAAAGTCTCCGCTGACGGCGTTGCGCCTGGGTGATCTGGCACTAGAGGCAGGTATCCCAGCAGGTGTATTCAACGTGGTGCCAGGTTTTGGCGCAGAAGCCGGTTCACCGATGGCTTTGCATATGGATGTAGACTGCATTGCGTTTACAGGTTCGACCGGGGTAGGCAAAAAGATTCAGGTTATGGCAGGCGAGAGCAACCTTAAGCGCGCATGGTGCGAGCTCGGTGGTAAATCGCCCAATATCGTGTTTGCCGACTGTCCAGATTTGGACAAAGCGGTTGCAGCGGCTGCCGGATCGATTTTTTACAATCAGGGCGAGAGCTGCAACGCACCGTCACGTCTGCTGGTCGAGCGTTCCATCCGTGACGAGTTTGTAGAGAAATTAAAGCAGCATTCGCCTAAACACATGCCGGGCGATCCGCTTGATCCGAATACCAAGATGGGCGCGCTGGTCGATCAGGGACAGATGGATAACGTGCTCAAATATATCGCAGCAGGCAAGCAGCAGGGTGCCAAATTATGTTGCGGCGGCGAACGCGTGCGTACCGAGACTGGCGGTTATTATGTGGCACCGACCATATTCGACAATGTGACTAATGAAATGATTATTGCTAATGAGGAGATCTTCGGCCCGGTGCTGTCCATTATCACCTTCGACACGCAGGAAGAAGCGATCCGCATCGCCAACGATACCAGCTACGGTCTTGCCGCCGCAGTATGGACGCGCGATATTTCCCGCGCGCATCTGGTAGCACGAGCATTGCGCGCAGGTACAGTGCACGTCAATAGTTACGATGAAGACGATATTACCGTGCCGTTCGGCGGTTTCAAGCAGTCTGGTAACGGTCGTGATAAATCGCTGCACGCGCTGGAAAAATATACTGAACTGAAAACAACCTGGATTAGCCTCGCTTAG
- the gabT gene encoding 4-aminobutyrate--2-oxoglutarate transaminase has product MDTSISNADLHQRRLAATPRGIGVMAGFYIDRALNAEVWDVEGKRYIDFAGGIAVLNTGHRHPRMVAAIAEQLQRFTHTCYQVLPYESYVTLAERINALTPGDYPKKSAFFSSGAEAVENAIKIARASTGRSGIIAFSGGFHGRTMMGCALTGKVVPYKVGFGPFPSEIYHVPFPMALHGVSVDDALHAIQTLFKADVDPQRVAAIIIEPVQGEGGFYVAPPELMIALRQICDQHGILLIFDEVQTGFGRTGKLFAAEHYAVLPDIMTIAKSMAGGMTLSAVCGKAEVMDGPLPGGLGGTYAGNPLAIAASHAVIDIIEQEQLVERSNVLGQKLTAFLQAAQATVPALKEVRGLGSMIAAEFIDPATGEPSPDAVKRVQQAALDEGLILLTCGVYGNVMRFLYPLTTEDTIFDEALEILGRALAKASA; this is encoded by the coding sequence ATGGATACGTCTATCAGTAACGCCGATCTTCATCAACGTCGTTTAGCTGCTACCCCACGTGGTATCGGCGTGATGGCAGGTTTCTATATCGACCGAGCCCTGAATGCCGAAGTATGGGACGTGGAAGGCAAACGTTATATCGATTTTGCTGGTGGCATTGCCGTACTCAATACTGGCCATCGTCATCCACGTATGGTGGCGGCCATAGCGGAGCAGCTCCAGCGCTTCACCCATACCTGTTATCAGGTGCTGCCGTACGAGAGCTATGTCACGCTGGCTGAACGTATCAACGCGCTGACTCCCGGTGATTACCCTAAGAAGAGCGCATTTTTTTCTAGTGGCGCAGAAGCTGTTGAGAATGCCATTAAAATTGCGCGCGCAAGTACCGGTCGTTCCGGCATCATCGCTTTTTCCGGCGGCTTTCACGGCCGTACCATGATGGGCTGCGCGTTGACTGGTAAGGTTGTGCCATACAAGGTTGGCTTCGGGCCGTTCCCGTCGGAAATTTACCATGTGCCATTTCCGATGGCACTGCATGGTGTCAGCGTTGATGACGCGCTGCATGCTATACAGACATTGTTTAAAGCCGATGTTGATCCGCAACGGGTTGCTGCGATTATTATTGAACCAGTGCAGGGTGAGGGCGGCTTCTATGTTGCGCCACCAGAATTGATGATTGCACTGCGCCAGATTTGCGACCAGCACGGCATCTTGCTGATTTTTGATGAAGTGCAGACTGGTTTTGGCCGTACTGGCAAGCTGTTTGCTGCTGAACATTATGCTGTGCTACCCGACATCATGACCATCGCCAAGAGCATGGCGGGCGGCATGACTTTGTCCGCAGTGTGCGGCAAGGCCGAAGTGATGGATGGCCCATTGCCGGGTGGTCTGGGCGGTACCTACGCTGGTAATCCGCTGGCAATAGCGGCCTCGCACGCAGTGATAGACATCATCGAGCAGGAGCAACTGGTAGAACGCTCCAATGTGCTCGGACAGAAACTTACCGCCTTCCTGCAGGCTGCACAGGCGACCGTGCCGGCATTAAAAGAAGTGCGCGGTCTGGGTTCGATGATTGCCGCTGAATTCATAGATCCAGCCACTGGCGAGCCTTCGCCCGATGCGGTCAAACGTGTGCAGCAGGCCGCGCTGGATGAAGGGTTGATCCTGCTCACTTGCGGTGTTTATGGCAACGTCATGCGCTTCCTCTATCCGTTAACTACGGAAGATACAATTTTTGATGAGGCGCTGGAGATACTGGGTCGTGCTTTGGCAAAAGCGAGCGCCTGA